In Achromobacter xylosoxidans A8, a single window of DNA contains:
- a CDS encoding putative hydro-lyase, producing MHTNPAVRTSVELARQARLDARSGKLTGPTANLAPGHVQANLAILPRALAADFLHFCQRNPKPCPLLAMSEPGDPALPELGQDIDIRSDIPRYRVWQNGELVAEPTDVRDLWRDDLVSFLIGCSFSFEEAMLDNGLPVRHIEQGCNVPMYRTNVPTHAAGVFGGPLVVSMRPLKAADAIRAIQVTSRFPSVHGAPVHIGDPALIGIADISRPDYGDPVEIREGEMPVFWACGVTPQSVVAAVRPEFCITHAPGHMLVTDLINSRMAVF from the coding sequence ATGCATACGAACCCTGCCGTGCGCACCAGCGTGGAATTGGCCCGCCAGGCGCGCCTGGATGCGCGCAGCGGCAAGCTCACCGGCCCCACGGCGAACCTCGCGCCGGGCCATGTGCAGGCCAACCTCGCGATCCTGCCGCGCGCGCTGGCCGCGGACTTTCTGCACTTCTGCCAGCGCAATCCCAAACCCTGTCCCTTGCTGGCCATGTCCGAGCCGGGCGATCCCGCCTTGCCGGAATTGGGGCAGGACATCGATATCCGCAGCGACATCCCGCGCTACCGCGTCTGGCAGAACGGCGAGCTGGTGGCCGAGCCCACCGACGTGCGGGATCTTTGGCGCGACGACCTGGTGTCGTTCCTGATCGGCTGCTCGTTCTCGTTCGAGGAAGCGATGCTGGATAACGGCCTGCCCGTGCGTCATATCGAGCAGGGCTGCAACGTGCCGATGTACCGCACCAATGTTCCAACCCATGCCGCGGGCGTGTTCGGCGGCCCGCTAGTCGTGTCCATGCGTCCCCTGAAGGCTGCGGACGCCATCCGCGCCATCCAGGTGACCTCGCGGTTTCCCTCGGTCCACGGCGCGCCGGTGCACATCGGCGACCCCGCGTTGATCGGGATTGCCGACATCAGCCGCCCGGACTATGGTGATCCGGTGGAGATACGCGAAGGCGAAATGCCTGTGTTCTGGGCTTGCGGCGTGACGCCGCAGTCGGTGGTCGCGGCTGTGCGGCCGGAGTTCTGCATTACCCACGCGCCGGGCCACATGCTGGTCACGGACCTCATCAACAGCAGGATGGCGGTGTTCTGA
- a CDS encoding ABC transporter substrate-binding protein, whose amino-acid sequence MKMKLIAGVAASLALMCAVPAQAQQAVRIGAIYPLSGALASTGAEIKAAVELAVDIINNPHPELEGIPLAAGSGLPALGGAKIEVVFGDSQGKPEVGLADAQRLIDQEKVVALTGAYQSAVTKTASRIAEQRGIPYVNGESSSPDLTERGYKWFFRTSPNDDTFVENMMQFLDGVKAVPTAKIAVVYENTDFGVNTYKAVEKFAKQYKRQLVANIAYSAGSASVTAEVQKLAAAKADVAIFASYTSDAMLFVRTMRESKYAPPVLLANDAGFIDSRFVQEVGPQVQGVLTRDVWGNDVAASKAGLKKINDMYKAKTGKDLNGNNARSMQGVLVLADAINRAGSTDPEAIRKALAATDLGEAQVAMPWAGVQFDAKGQNTKGSGLILELKGSSYQTVWPEKYRTDKSLPTLPFAWK is encoded by the coding sequence ATGAAGATGAAGCTCATCGCGGGTGTCGCCGCGAGCCTGGCGCTGATGTGCGCCGTGCCCGCGCAGGCCCAGCAGGCCGTGCGCATCGGCGCGATCTATCCCCTGTCAGGCGCCCTGGCCTCCACCGGGGCGGAAATCAAGGCGGCCGTCGAACTGGCGGTCGACATCATCAACAATCCGCATCCCGAACTGGAAGGCATACCGCTGGCGGCGGGCAGCGGCCTGCCGGCGCTGGGCGGCGCCAAGATCGAAGTGGTGTTCGGCGATTCGCAGGGCAAGCCCGAAGTGGGTCTGGCCGACGCCCAGCGCCTGATCGACCAGGAGAAGGTGGTGGCCCTGACCGGCGCCTACCAGTCGGCCGTGACCAAGACCGCCAGCCGCATCGCCGAGCAGCGCGGCATTCCCTATGTGAATGGCGAATCCAGCAGCCCGGACCTGACCGAGCGCGGCTACAAGTGGTTCTTCCGCACCTCGCCCAACGACGACACCTTCGTTGAGAACATGATGCAGTTCCTGGACGGCGTGAAGGCCGTGCCGACCGCCAAGATCGCCGTGGTGTACGAAAACACCGACTTCGGCGTGAACACCTACAAGGCCGTTGAAAAGTTCGCCAAGCAATACAAGCGCCAACTGGTCGCCAACATTGCCTATAGCGCGGGCTCGGCCTCGGTGACGGCGGAAGTGCAGAAGCTGGCCGCCGCCAAGGCCGACGTGGCGATCTTCGCCAGCTATACCTCGGACGCCATGCTGTTCGTGCGTACCATGCGGGAAAGCAAGTACGCGCCGCCTGTGCTGCTGGCCAACGATGCGGGCTTCATCGATTCGCGCTTCGTGCAGGAAGTGGGGCCGCAGGTCCAGGGCGTGCTGACGCGCGACGTCTGGGGCAATGACGTGGCGGCGTCCAAGGCCGGGCTGAAGAAGATCAACGACATGTACAAGGCCAAGACTGGCAAGGATCTCAACGGCAACAACGCCCGTTCGATGCAGGGCGTGCTGGTGCTGGCCGACGCGATCAACCGGGCCGGTTCGACCGATCCCGAGGCGATCCGCAAGGCGCTGGCCGCCACCGACCTGGGCGAGGCGCAGGTCGCGATGCCCTGGGCCGGGGTGCAATTCGACGCCAAGGGCCAGAACACCAAGGGCTCGGGCCTGATCCTGGAGCTCAAGGGCTCGTCCTACCAGACGGTCTGGCCGGAAAAATACCGCACGGACAAGAGCCTGCCGACGCTGCCGTTCGCCTGGAAGTAA
- a CDS encoding LysR family transcriptional regulator: protein MIDLRNIETFFWVATLGGFRAAAEKLNATQPAISQRIASLESDLGVRLFDRDTRGIKLTGKGRELLSHAERMLQMRRDMQEAARAKSVMSGTLRLGVSETIVHTWLPTLMEHLHDVYPALMVEIQVDTTTVLKTQLASRQIDLAFLLGPMEEPRIENLYLCNYPLSWVASPKLKVGRQPIALKRLAEWPVITYPSTTDPHRAVRQLLQQAGVEAPRMYGSSALSVIVRMAQDAIGTAVIAPVILHKELAQGELRILEVKAPALPPLHYTACWMQGPDSQIPRAVAEAAQQIAREEALRYPA, encoded by the coding sequence ATGATCGATCTGCGCAATATCGAGACCTTCTTCTGGGTCGCCACCCTGGGCGGGTTCCGGGCCGCGGCCGAGAAGCTCAACGCCACCCAGCCCGCCATTTCCCAGCGCATCGCGTCGCTGGAATCGGATCTGGGCGTGCGTCTGTTCGACCGCGACACCCGCGGCATCAAGCTGACGGGCAAGGGCCGCGAACTGCTGTCGCATGCGGAGCGCATGCTGCAGATGCGGCGCGACATGCAGGAGGCCGCGCGCGCCAAGAGCGTCATGAGCGGCACGCTCAGGCTGGGCGTCTCGGAAACCATCGTGCATACCTGGCTGCCTACCTTGATGGAGCATCTGCACGACGTCTATCCGGCGCTGATGGTCGAGATCCAGGTGGATACGACCACGGTGCTGAAGACGCAGCTGGCCTCGCGCCAGATCGACCTGGCGTTCCTGCTGGGGCCGATGGAAGAGCCCCGCATCGAGAATCTCTATCTCTGCAACTACCCCCTGTCCTGGGTGGCCAGCCCCAAGCTCAAGGTCGGACGCCAGCCGATCGCCCTGAAGCGGCTGGCCGAATGGCCCGTCATCACCTATCCGTCGACCACCGATCCGCACCGCGCCGTGCGCCAGTTGCTGCAGCAGGCCGGCGTGGAGGCGCCGCGCATGTATGGCAGTTCCGCGCTCAGCGTCATCGTGCGGATGGCGCAGGACGCAATCGGCACCGCCGTCATCGCGCCCGTCATCCTGCACAAAGAGTTGGCGCAGGGCGAATTGCGCATCCTGGAGGTGAAGGCGCCGGCCTTGCCGCCGCTGCACTACACCGCTTGCTGGATGCAGGGGCCGGATAGCCAGATCCCGCGCGCGGTGGCCGAGGCGGCACAGCAGATTGCGCGTGAAGAGGCGCTGCGCTATCCGGCTTAA
- a CDS encoding branched-chain amino acid ABC transporter permease — protein MFEALSAGLFNGLIYAAVAVGLALIWGITDVINFAHGEFLMLGMYAAYWLYTLGHIDPTLSAPLVAIVLAFVGFLTYALIIRRLQKGPAMAVILATFGLGLVLRQVAFIAFSPDYRSLPDTLVSGSVTVAGISLGRPQVVTGLIALVVVVALFILVYRTRWGHALQAVAEDRQVAALVGISPDRVNAQVWMLGSAAVGLAGALLTTFFYVFPSVGTVFGLLAFVAVCMGGFGSLPGAFIAGILIGIIEAMTGYFVAPALKTVSVFILFILVLWYRPRGLFGRW, from the coding sequence ATGTTTGAAGCTCTCTCGGCAGGCTTGTTCAACGGCCTGATCTATGCCGCGGTGGCGGTGGGGTTGGCGCTGATCTGGGGCATCACCGACGTCATCAACTTCGCCCACGGCGAATTCCTGATGCTGGGCATGTATGCCGCCTATTGGCTCTACACGCTGGGCCACATCGATCCCACGCTATCGGCGCCGCTGGTGGCCATCGTGCTCGCCTTCGTCGGCTTTTTGACCTACGCGCTCATCATCCGCCGCTTGCAGAAGGGGCCGGCGATGGCGGTCATCCTGGCCACCTTCGGCCTGGGGCTGGTGCTGCGCCAGGTCGCCTTCATCGCCTTCAGTCCCGATTACCGCAGCCTGCCCGACACCCTGGTGTCAGGCAGCGTCACGGTGGCTGGCATTTCGCTGGGCAGGCCACAGGTGGTGACGGGGTTGATCGCGCTGGTGGTAGTGGTCGCGCTGTTCATCCTGGTGTACCGCACGCGCTGGGGCCATGCCTTGCAGGCGGTGGCGGAAGACCGCCAGGTGGCGGCGCTGGTGGGCATTTCACCCGACCGGGTCAACGCCCAGGTCTGGATGCTGGGCAGCGCCGCGGTGGGCCTGGCCGGCGCCTTGCTGACCACCTTCTTCTACGTGTTTCCCTCGGTGGGCACGGTGTTCGGCCTGCTGGCTTTCGTGGCGGTGTGCATGGGCGGCTTCGGTTCGTTGCCCGGCGCCTTCATCGCGGGGATTCTGATCGGGATCATCGAGGCCATGACGGGCTACTTCGTCGCGCCTGCGCTCAAGACGGTGAGCGTGTTCATCCTGTTCATCCTGGTTCTCTGGTATCGGCCGCGCGGCCTATTCGGGCGGTGGTGA